The following coding sequences are from one Paenibacillus stellifer window:
- a CDS encoding maltose ABC transporter substrate-binding protein: MKMKKIMALAAATTMAVSLTACGSGNNGGNNSGEAASSAAPAASAAATDSGGGTTAAITPEEGASLTIWESKEERAFAEEVSKQFTEKYNVPVKIEELAPTDQASRFAQDGPSGLAADVGVIPHDNLGKAVAASLILPNDVFAEETKKNNTEASITGASYDGELYGYPRAAETYALYYNKSLLKEAPKTFDDVINFSKGFTDKSKNKYGIMWEVGNLYFNYMFVGSTGGYLFGENGTNKDDIGLNNEGAIEGLKEFVKLKEVLPVKSGDINPDIKRSLFNSGDVAMDINGPWELAGYKAALGDNLGVAPVPTVNGKTAITFSGIKIFVVNAYTQYPNAAKLYAEFASNKESQLVLNKTIGSIPTNLEALEDPQIKDDPYVSAFAEQAKNSQPMPSIPEMGNVWSPVNAALPEIWDKGVDPKTAMDKAVQQIKDLNNGASAQ; this comes from the coding sequence ATGAAGATGAAAAAGATCATGGCGTTGGCTGCGGCTACTACGATGGCCGTGTCGCTTACAGCCTGCGGTTCCGGAAACAATGGAGGTAACAATTCGGGCGAAGCTGCTTCATCCGCCGCTCCGGCAGCAAGCGCTGCGGCAACTGACAGTGGAGGCGGAACGACAGCTGCGATCACCCCTGAAGAAGGAGCATCCCTGACTATTTGGGAAAGTAAAGAAGAAAGAGCATTCGCCGAAGAAGTCTCCAAGCAGTTTACTGAAAAATATAATGTACCGGTTAAGATCGAAGAACTGGCCCCGACCGACCAGGCATCCAGATTCGCACAGGACGGACCTTCCGGGTTGGCAGCTGACGTTGGGGTTATCCCGCATGACAATCTGGGTAAAGCGGTAGCCGCCAGCCTGATCTTGCCAAACGATGTCTTCGCGGAAGAAACCAAGAAGAACAATACGGAAGCATCAATCACAGGCGCTTCTTATGACGGCGAGCTTTACGGCTATCCGCGCGCAGCTGAAACCTACGCTCTGTATTACAACAAATCGTTGCTTAAAGAAGCCCCTAAAACATTCGACGACGTAATCAACTTCAGCAAGGGCTTTACAGACAAGTCGAAGAACAAATACGGCATCATGTGGGAAGTCGGCAATCTTTACTTCAACTACATGTTTGTTGGATCGACCGGAGGCTATCTCTTCGGCGAAAACGGCACGAACAAGGATGATATCGGCCTGAACAACGAAGGTGCGATTGAAGGCTTGAAAGAATTTGTGAAGCTGAAAGAAGTTCTCCCGGTCAAGAGCGGAGATATCAATCCGGATATCAAGCGCAGCTTGTTCAACTCGGGTGATGTAGCCATGGATATCAACGGTCCTTGGGAACTGGCCGGATACAAGGCAGCTCTTGGCGACAATCTTGGCGTAGCTCCGGTTCCTACAGTTAACGGCAAGACAGCGATCACCTTCTCGGGTATCAAGATCTTCGTTGTCAATGCCTATACCCAATATCCGAATGCAGCCAAACTGTATGCAGAGTTCGCTTCGAACAAGGAATCACAGCTGGTTCTCAACAAGACAATTGGCTCTATCCCAACCAACCTGGAAGCTCTGGAAGATCCGCAAATCAAGGATGATCCATATGTATCTGCCTTTGCCGAGCAAGCCAAGAACTCCCAGCCAATGCCTTCCATTCCGGAAATGGGCAACGTCTGGAGTCCTGTAAACGCCGCACTTCCTGAAATCTGGGACAAAGGCGTAGATCCGAAGACGGCTATGGATAAAGCGGTACAGCAAATCAAGGATCTGAACAATGGTGCCTCAGCGCAATAA
- a CDS encoding carbohydrate ABC transporter permease translates to MQRKGTISAILSTIFMGLGQIYNRQFIKGIIFLLVEAACVYYFINNLGRALWGVVTLGDTPSHLAKVNGIAKMVAGDHSIYILIQSLITLLVLALFLIAWYMNIRDAYKIGNLLEKGIPANTGKQTLRYILDYKFAQTFLILPAVGILFFTIMPIIFMILIAFTNYAAPNHIPPAKLVDWVGLETFKNLLVLKTWSHTFYGVLTWTIVWAILSTVTTYFGGMLVAMLISQQGIKFKGFWRAILIVPYAIPQLISLLLMRNLFNGQFGPINQYLGYFGMGGLPWLTDPFWAKVTVIVVNMWVGIPVSMLLIMGVLTTIPRDMYEAAEVDGATAYQKFRIVTLPMVLFTTAPTLITQFAGNINNFNAIFLLTNGNPVNGNYQYAGSTDLLVTWLYKLTLNQNKNNMAAAVGIIIFVIIASFSIYNYRRTNSFKQEDMIQ, encoded by the coding sequence ATGCAGCGCAAAGGTACTATATCCGCGATACTGTCGACGATTTTCATGGGATTGGGACAAATATATAACCGCCAATTCATTAAGGGTATTATTTTCTTATTAGTCGAAGCTGCTTGCGTTTATTACTTTATTAACAACTTGGGAAGAGCCCTGTGGGGAGTAGTAACTTTGGGGGACACCCCCAGCCATTTGGCGAAGGTCAACGGCATCGCCAAAATGGTGGCGGGCGACCACTCCATTTATATTTTGATTCAAAGTCTGATTACATTGCTCGTACTGGCATTGTTCTTAATTGCCTGGTATATGAATATCCGTGATGCTTACAAGATCGGCAATTTGCTGGAGAAAGGAATTCCGGCCAATACCGGCAAGCAAACGCTGCGCTATATTCTGGATTATAAGTTCGCACAAACCTTCCTGATTTTGCCGGCAGTCGGAATTCTGTTCTTCACCATTATGCCGATTATCTTCATGATTCTGATCGCCTTCACGAACTATGCAGCTCCGAATCATATTCCACCGGCCAAGCTGGTCGATTGGGTTGGACTGGAGACATTCAAGAATCTGCTCGTTCTCAAGACATGGAGCCATACCTTCTACGGCGTTCTGACATGGACGATTGTCTGGGCAATTCTGTCCACGGTCACGACTTATTTCGGCGGCATGCTGGTAGCCATGCTGATCAGTCAGCAGGGAATCAAATTCAAGGGCTTCTGGAGAGCCATCCTGATCGTTCCTTATGCCATTCCGCAGCTGATCTCGCTGCTTCTGATGCGTAACCTGTTCAACGGACAGTTCGGTCCGATCAACCAGTACTTGGGTTATTTTGGTATGGGGGGACTGCCTTGGCTGACCGATCCGTTCTGGGCAAAGGTTACCGTTATTGTTGTAAATATGTGGGTCGGTATTCCGGTATCCATGCTGCTGATCATGGGTGTGCTCACAACCATTCCCCGGGATATGTACGAGGCGGCAGAGGTGGACGGAGCTACAGCTTACCAGAAATTCCGCATCGTTACATTGCCTATGGTGCTGTTTACTACCGCTCCTACGCTTATCACCCAATTTGCGGGCAACATCAATAACTTTAATGCGATCTTCCTGTTGACCAACGGTAATCCGGTTAACGGCAACTATCAATATGCCGGTTCAACAGACTTGCTCGTTACCTGGCTGTATAAGCTGACACTCAATCAGAACAAGAACAATATGGCCGCGGCCGTCGGTATCATTATCTTTGTGATTATCGCTTCCTTCTCCATCTACAACTACCGTCGGACCAATTCGTTTAAACAGGAGGACATGATCCAATGA
- a CDS encoding alpha-glycosidase: MLLEAIYHRPRLNWSYAYDENTIHLRLRAKKDDLTEVYAWVGDKYDWDKSKELVPMTVFTSDTMFDYWECEYVPPFRRLKYGFQLVKGDEKIWMTESEFQTDRPANPNRLFEFPYIHRGDIFAPPAWVKDAIFYQIFPERFANGDPSLNPENVQPWGGIPERDNFFGGDLQGVIDHLDHLSELGINALYFTPIFASPTNHKYDTEDYMKVDPHFGDTDTLKQLVKACHERGIRVLLDAVFNHAGRNFAPFLDVEQNGEDSVYKDWFHVREFPLSIDDGIPSYDTFGFVAEMPKLNTENEDVKNYLLGVAEYWIKEVGIDGWRLDVANEVDHQFWRDFRQTVKGVNPEAYILGEIWHESSPWLEGDKFDAVMNYPFTDAVIDFFVREDLDASGFAAAIGKQLSRYPLQASEVAFNLLDSHDTSRLLSLPGGNKKKLKMAAVLQFTFMGTPCIYYGDEVGLDGGEDPGCRKCMEWDPNKQDRDLLAFYRKLIDIRKSHPALRTGTLTFLDAGNSGKLAYERRLDGESVIVLFNREDSGVTFRLPVPEAGWRDLFTGEIYKADRGTLSVRLPASGYAVLAPYAL, translated from the coding sequence ATGCTGCTCGAAGCTATCTATCATAGGCCTCGTCTGAACTGGTCCTATGCCTACGACGAGAATACAATTCATCTGCGGCTTCGCGCCAAAAAAGACGATTTGACCGAGGTCTACGCCTGGGTTGGAGATAAATACGATTGGGACAAGAGCAAAGAGCTTGTTCCGATGACCGTGTTCACCTCCGATACCATGTTCGATTACTGGGAATGTGAATATGTCCCTCCGTTCCGCCGCTTGAAATACGGCTTTCAACTGGTGAAAGGCGATGAGAAGATCTGGATGACCGAAAGCGAGTTCCAGACCGATCGTCCGGCGAATCCGAATCGGCTGTTTGAATTTCCTTATATTCATCGTGGAGATATCTTCGCGCCTCCGGCGTGGGTAAAGGATGCCATCTTCTATCAAATCTTTCCGGAACGCTTCGCAAACGGAGATCCCAGCCTCAATCCGGAGAATGTGCAGCCTTGGGGCGGCATTCCGGAAAGGGACAATTTCTTCGGCGGCGATCTGCAAGGGGTAATCGACCATCTGGACCATTTGTCGGAGCTGGGCATAAACGCCCTCTACTTCACGCCGATCTTCGCCTCACCGACCAACCACAAATACGACACCGAAGATTATATGAAAGTCGATCCGCATTTCGGCGACACCGACACGCTGAAACAGCTCGTAAAGGCCTGTCACGAGAGGGGAATCCGCGTCCTGCTCGACGCCGTCTTCAATCATGCCGGCCGCAACTTCGCTCCGTTCCTTGATGTGGAGCAGAACGGCGAGGATTCCGTATACAAGGACTGGTTCCACGTTCGCGAATTCCCTCTGAGCATCGACGACGGAATTCCTTCGTACGACACCTTCGGCTTCGTTGCGGAGATGCCCAAGCTGAACACGGAAAATGAAGATGTGAAGAATTATCTTCTTGGCGTTGCGGAATATTGGATCAAGGAAGTGGGCATCGACGGATGGCGGCTTGATGTGGCGAACGAGGTGGACCATCAATTCTGGCGGGATTTCCGCCAAACGGTCAAGGGCGTCAACCCCGAAGCCTACATTCTCGGTGAAATCTGGCATGAGTCTTCGCCTTGGCTGGAAGGAGACAAATTCGACGCGGTTATGAACTACCCGTTCACTGACGCAGTTATCGACTTCTTCGTTCGCGAGGACCTGGACGCCTCTGGCTTCGCAGCAGCCATCGGCAAGCAGTTGTCCCGCTACCCGCTCCAGGCAAGCGAAGTGGCCTTCAATCTGCTGGACAGTCACGATACGTCCCGGTTGCTCTCGCTACCCGGCGGGAACAAAAAGAAACTGAAGATGGCCGCGGTCCTTCAATTCACCTTCATGGGCACACCCTGCATTTATTACGGCGACGAAGTCGGCCTTGACGGCGGAGAAGATCCTGGCTGCCGAAAATGCATGGAATGGGACCCTAATAAGCAGGATCGTGATTTGCTGGCCTTCTATCGCAAGCTGATCGACATCCGGAAGAGCCATCCGGCGCTGCGCACGGGAACGCTGACATTCCTTGATGCAGGCAATAGCGGCAAGCTCGCCTACGAGCGGCGTCTTGATGGCGAATCGGTGATCGTGCTGTTCAACCGGGAGGATTCAGGCGTAACGTTCCGGCTGCCGGTTCCGGAGGCTGGCTGGCGTGACCTGTTCACTGGCGAAATTTATAAAGCGGACCGGGGGACGCTCTCCGTCAGACTGCCCGCATCTGGATATGCCGTGCTTGCCCCTTACGCTCTGTAA
- a CDS encoding methyl-accepting chemotaxis protein, translated as MKKFGALRFKSVGLKLFIIIFCSTLLLCTGLGLASYSISKRTITDQVATASSQSIVQAADKLDFLFAGYEAISRQFAVDAVVKSDIETIHDASAGTVKKVAAEDRIRRKLDAVVGSDDRLLGIRLVAKSLVDAESYKSAGLINLRSDEQIQKDIKEIEDAKGNPVWFPDRAKGFFNVANEPSLTMGRLLRNIQNPDLEYYMLIEIKGSALTDILSSLRIGQSGEIRLLSKDNQIVYAKDIALLGQQSYIHTTVDGSKADGQSFSADDEQGISQLAVYHSLSTAPWTMLGYAPVSDFTESADKLLYITLSALLAAALIAGLLGLLLVRTVGKPLGNLAKLMEEGERGNLQVRTSIKGRDEIGRLGHSFNHMMEQISLIVRKSGTSANEVLTTSEHLVEASVQISLHAQEVAAASEQIAGGTSDMAEEMDKSNRNVATMGNKIHDVSSINTVMNDSAQRVIGVSEQGSVLMDTLVAKSGTALGQMESIQKHTDKLRECMALIAGILAPMVEINKQTNILALNASIEAVRAGSAGRGFIVIADEIRQLAERSNRSISLVSDVTGEVATEIEGMVRIVTESAPIFQEQIAYVHESSAAFAGVKDEMERFTEQLVQSSYAVRELLSFQQELGASVNSVASVVEETSAATEEVASMSSQQLTVSKELVRLSGYLKELSDGLKESLIQFQGPQPDGDTEPVPDEPSTAIPYEQNSGS; from the coding sequence ATGAAAAAGTTCGGAGCTTTGCGTTTCAAATCGGTCGGCCTCAAGTTGTTCATCATTATCTTTTGCTCGACTCTGCTGCTCTGTACAGGGCTCGGGCTCGCCTCCTATTCCATATCCAAACGGACGATTACGGATCAGGTCGCTACAGCTTCATCACAATCGATCGTGCAGGCTGCGGACAAGCTGGATTTTCTGTTCGCCGGCTATGAAGCGATATCGAGACAGTTCGCCGTCGATGCTGTCGTCAAGTCGGATATTGAGACCATTCATGATGCTTCAGCCGGGACAGTGAAAAAAGTAGCTGCCGAGGACCGCATTCGCCGCAAGCTCGACGCCGTAGTCGGCTCGGATGACCGGCTGCTGGGTATCAGGCTTGTTGCCAAAAGTCTTGTGGACGCGGAGTCCTATAAATCTGCTGGTCTGATCAACCTCCGAAGCGATGAACAGATTCAGAAGGACATTAAGGAAATCGAGGATGCCAAGGGTAACCCTGTATGGTTCCCTGACCGGGCCAAAGGCTTCTTTAATGTAGCCAATGAACCCTCCCTTACCATGGGCAGACTGCTCCGGAATATCCAGAATCCTGATTTAGAGTATTACATGCTCATTGAGATCAAGGGTTCGGCATTAACCGATATTTTATCCAGCCTCCGGATCGGACAATCCGGCGAGATTCGCCTTCTGTCCAAGGATAATCAAATCGTATATGCCAAAGACATAGCGCTGCTTGGACAACAATCCTACATACATACGACGGTAGACGGCAGCAAGGCGGATGGGCAGTCATTCAGCGCGGATGATGAACAAGGAATTTCCCAACTGGCTGTTTATCACTCTCTCTCTACGGCGCCATGGACGATGCTGGGTTATGCACCTGTCAGTGATTTCACCGAATCGGCTGACAAGCTGCTCTACATCACCCTGTCAGCCTTGCTTGCCGCCGCCTTAATCGCGGGTCTGTTGGGCCTGCTGCTGGTCCGTACAGTTGGCAAACCGCTCGGCAATCTGGCCAAGCTCATGGAGGAAGGAGAGCGGGGCAATCTTCAGGTGCGGACATCCATAAAAGGGCGGGATGAGATCGGAAGGCTGGGCCACAGCTTCAATCATATGATGGAGCAGATCTCGTTAATTGTCCGGAAGAGCGGTACGTCTGCCAATGAAGTGCTGACGACATCAGAACATCTGGTGGAGGCTTCAGTCCAAATTTCGCTGCATGCTCAAGAGGTGGCTGCCGCTTCCGAACAGATCGCCGGCGGTACCTCCGATATGGCAGAGGAGATGGACAAGAGCAACCGGAATGTCGCGACAATGGGCAACAAAATTCATGATGTGTCTTCGATCAATACCGTCATGAATGATTCCGCACAAAGGGTAATCGGGGTCAGCGAACAAGGTTCGGTGCTGATGGACACCCTTGTAGCGAAGAGCGGTACCGCTCTCGGGCAGATGGAATCGATTCAGAAGCATACCGACAAGCTGCGGGAGTGCATGGCTCTTATCGCCGGCATTCTGGCGCCGATGGTCGAGATCAACAAGCAGACGAATATTCTGGCGCTTAACGCTTCCATTGAGGCCGTCCGGGCCGGTTCGGCCGGTAGGGGATTCATTGTAATTGCCGATGAAATCCGCCAGCTGGCCGAGCGTTCCAACCGCTCCATCTCCTTGGTTTCGGATGTCACCGGCGAGGTGGCGACTGAAATTGAAGGGATGGTGCGGATCGTGACCGAGTCGGCACCAATCTTCCAGGAGCAGATCGCGTATGTCCATGAATCTTCCGCCGCTTTTGCCGGCGTTAAGGATGAAATGGAGCGCTTTACTGAGCAGTTGGTGCAGTCCTCCTATGCGGTTCGCGAACTGCTGTCTTTCCAGCAGGAACTGGGTGCCTCCGTTAACAGCGTGGCCTCTGTAGTCGAGGAGACAAGCGCGGCAACAGAAGAAGTTGCTTCCATGTCGTCGCAGCAGTTGACGGTTAGCAAGGAGCTTGTCCGGCTGTCTGGGTATCTGAAGGAGCTGTCAGACGGCTTGAAGGAGTCGCTGATTCAATTCCAGGGTCCGCAGCCTGATGGTGACACGGAGCCAGTACCTGACGAGCCCTCCACCGCGATTCCTTATGAGCAGAACAGCGGCAGTTAA
- a CDS encoding sugar ABC transporter permease has protein sequence MIGRKLGNLIRLIGSYIVLIILSISALYPALWIVFGSLRPGKSLYSKHFIPDTFTLAHYKELFTSQVYMFGTWYMNTLKIAVFSMLIGVFLTLLTSYAVSRFRFKGRQTALSTLLILGMFPGFMSMIAIYLLLKEFHLLDTHMALIIVYAAGAPLGGTFIAKGFLDTIPRSLDEAARIDGASNFGIFTRVILPLSRPMITYMALTQFVGPWVDFIFARLILRTKENWTVAVGMWDMVNSNTNTNFTLFSAGAVLISIPIMVLFAFLQRLLVDGLTAGASKG, from the coding sequence ATGATAGGACGCAAACTTGGGAATCTTATCCGTCTGATCGGGAGCTATATCGTTCTGATTATTCTGTCGATCTCGGCGCTGTACCCGGCGCTGTGGATCGTGTTCGGTTCGCTTCGTCCCGGCAAGTCGCTGTACAGCAAGCATTTTATTCCGGACACGTTCACGCTTGCCCATTATAAAGAACTGTTTACTTCCCAGGTTTATATGTTTGGCACCTGGTATATGAACACGCTGAAGATTGCAGTCTTCTCCATGTTGATCGGCGTCTTCTTAACGCTGCTCACCAGTTACGCGGTTTCGAGATTCCGCTTTAAAGGCCGCCAGACGGCGCTGTCGACGCTGCTCATTTTGGGAATGTTCCCGGGATTCATGAGCATGATCGCCATTTATTTGCTGCTCAAAGAGTTCCACCTGCTGGATACACATATGGCGCTGATTATTGTTTATGCAGCTGGCGCTCCGCTCGGCGGAACCTTTATCGCCAAGGGCTTTCTGGATACGATTCCGCGCTCTCTGGATGAGGCGGCGAGAATCGACGGAGCGAGCAACTTCGGAATTTTTACCCGAGTGATCCTGCCTTTATCGCGTCCCATGATTACGTACATGGCGCTGACGCAGTTTGTTGGACCGTGGGTCGACTTTATTTTCGCCCGTCTGATTCTGCGGACCAAGGAGAACTGGACCGTTGCCGTCGGCATGTGGGACATGGTCAACTCGAATACGAACACGAACTTTACGCTGTTCTCAGCCGGTGCGGTGCTGATCTCCATACCAATTATGGTTCTCTTCGCCTTCCTGCAGCGTCTGCTGGTTGACGGTTTGACTGCGGGAGCCAGCAAAGGTTAA